The Syngnathoides biaculeatus isolate LvHL_M chromosome 16, ASM1980259v1, whole genome shotgun sequence DNA segment CTCCGACACGTACTCGGCTACTCTGGGCATGGGCTTCCGCATGCCGCCGTCGTCCCCGCAGAAGATCCCCGACATGCATTTGCGCGACAGAGACTCCTACTCCGGCTCGCCCAGCAGGTCTTCGCCCGTCAGGCAGAACTTCCGCAAAGATTCCGCGTCCTCCTCCGTGTTCGTGGACGGTCCCAAGTCCAGACCCAGTTCTGGCTCCGAGCCTCTCTGCCTCACCGCCGGACCCGGGGAGGGGGGAAGGGCCACGCCCGGTTTTGGGTCATCCCTGTCTGGACCGGACGTAGATGCCAGCAGGTCAgtcggttgtttgtctcaatgtgccctgtgattggctagcaaccagttcagggtgtgccccccccccctcctgccctttgacagctgagataagcGCCAGCACCCatgcgacactcgtgaggataaggatcttggaaaatggatggatgggttaatCTGGCAACTCCACTCTTCTTGTTTCATGAActtgctttgttttttcttcttttctaaaAACATTCCAAATGAATTTATTAGCTAATAGATATATTTCAGCatatattttcttaattttagCAAATTTCTTAAACACACGGGGAAGTGGCACATCTATTACTTTGAATTTTTTGCGTGTGACCCTCAGTGGAAAATTTTGAGAGCGTTGAGAAACTCAAAAACCGCATTTGCTCTTAAAAAGGGCCGTTCAACGGACCCTGCACGCCGACTACAAAATATGgggtttcattttttatttttggccaaCGTGCGTGTACTCCATCTGAACTCGAATGGGTCTCAAGCAAGCCAGTCACCTCAGTTCAGTTGATGTCAAGTCCTCCAATTTCCTCTCTCATGACTGAGGCCACTTCAAACCTGAAGTGGACGTGGAACAAAcgttttctttttgaaatgaactccaaaaatgtgattacaGAAAGAACTGAACTCACTCTTGTGAGTTTGTCGCTCGCTGAAGCGAGTGAACTCTGCATTCTTAAATTTGGCCAAGAAAAACACGGCAAAGCAAAGACAAATTGAAATGTTCGCTGtgaatcaaaaagaaaatgctgtTTGAATAGGTTTCATTTGTTGGGATTGTTCACGTATGCACAGCAGGTTTTCTTTTGGATAGTTCAAAAGAGTCATATCCGTAGGAAATGTAGAAATGCGCACAAAAGGTCGCtccaaatatttatatattctaTGTCTTTTGTACGGTTATTTGTTCTGGGATTGAACGCTGCGGTTCTTCTTGGATTTTCTGACAGGGATCATCGTCTGGAGCGCATGGAGGCGATGGAGAAGCAGATCGCCAGTCTGACGGGCTTGGTCCAGAGCGTCCTGACCAGAGCCCCCGACAGTGACAGCACGTAAGACATCCgacccgtccccccccccccaaccccaacccccccaGGTGTAGCAAcacgttatcctcacaagggccgcagggagtgccttagcctatcccaacggtcaacgggcaggaggcggggcacaccctggactggttgccagccaatcgcagggcacatagagacaaatagccgcactcacaatcacaatcacacctaggggcaatttagagtgtccaattaatgttgcacgtttttgggatgtgggaggaaaccggaggacccggaggaaacccacgcaggcacgggggagaacatgcaaactccacacaggcggggccgggattgaacccgggtcctcagaactgtgaggccaatgctttacgaACTGAGCCACACTCGGTACGTGAGAAGGGATACTTGAATAAAGgctcaatccatccattatctcagcctcttatcctcacaagggtcgcaggactgcaggagcctatcccagccgtgttccggcaggaggcggggtacaacctgaattggctggcagccaatcgcagtgcacatagaaacaaacaaccgctcgcactcacattcccacctacgggcaatttagtcttcaaatcaacctaccatgcatgtttttgggatgtgggaggaagccctcgcaggcacggggagagaaGGAGAACACGCGACCTCCACACAgggggaccgggatttgaacctcggtcctcagttctcggtctctctctctctctctctctgggaaacgatttttccgtgttccaaagattcaatacaatggagttatcgaaaaaaaaaaaaacggcaccaaaaagtggcttgcaaatatacgacgcCAGAACGAACGAAGCTCATGCACACAAGgcgaatggttatttgaaagtctgttctgatcattttgtaagcggtaaaCGTGTTTTTCTAGTGTCCGggtattctacttcagggaggTCTTTcggatcctttgaaagtacgtcgttgtggagagtatacagATCGaaatcttcacagagtttgatcttctgtacatatctggCTTCGAGTGAATtcaagtaggcagaaaacatccgccggTCGCCGCTTACACATGGGATCTGTGGGCGTTcccatggtgatgtcgtctgcaacaGCTAGCTTGTCTCTAAAAATGGCGGCGATTATTACCCAAGGATTGTGTACTATTCTGCATAGAGTCATAATGTAACCATGCATGTAATACCAAAGATGTTTAGGGGGATCTACTGGAGTATAATAATGAAGTATTCGTCCTGTTCCAAGACAATTTTGGTAGTTCTGAGCAACGTTAGCGGGCGACGCAACACCTCACCGTCTCTATCCAGCGTTGCTGTTAGAGTTAGCACTGTAATGTGCTTGCCCTGTGGCCGTTGATCCCTCAGATGCGGCCTGCTGCGTCTCTGCATGATGGCGGGCTGCCCCCCGGACCAGGGAGCCGACTTCTCACGGACATTACCTTTCTCTTCCAGCGACAAGACCGACACCAACAGCGATGGCTCCGCCACCGGAAGTGAGTACTGGACGGTCGGCGGGGGCGGGAGGGCGGCAACTTGGCTTACAAATTCTTGTTAGTGGGTCGTGGACTCAAGCTGGTActaaaaattgaagaaaaaaacccataaaGAAAATAGTTTGGAATCAAACCATCATGTCATCATTCCGGTGTTGTTCGTATTGTTGCGGTATATGCAGGCAGTCGGCTAACCGGTTTTCCAGTTTTGGTGATGTAACGTTCCGCATGTAGTGGATTGGTTGGAAAAGAAAACGCAGGTATATTGATTCAAAAATAGAAGCGATGGAAATTCAGACATGATCACGATAAAAATTGGTGAATTAATTGAGTTTTCTGTTACCTGGAGTAATGTTAGATACTCGTTTGACGATGGAAGACAGTATGCTATAGAGCTGACTTGAGCTAGCAGGCTAGCCATTATCTTTTGCTCAATTACTCAAAAACAACGTAACTATTCTGACTCCGCAGGAGTAATTAATTTCTTTCCTTAGGAGTTAGAGATAAAAGTTTTTGGGTTGTATCTGTCGAGTTTTTGTCATGGTTTCTATTCAGGTTAGCGGTAGCCAATATCTTTTCTCCCACCTGTAAGTATCCTTGCACATTTTGTTCACAAACGTGTTTATGATCACAACCTTTGACCTTTGATCGCAAACGACAAGCACAGTAAGTCGGCGGATGGGTAGTTTTCTTTACTAAGTGATCCTCCCTCAGATGGACAGAAATTTACTACACTGGGTCGCAGAAGGTCAAAGTCCTGCGTTCACCAAAACTTGCTCGAGATTCAAACTGGTCATTTTCAGAATCCTTCGGGTTACTGATTTAAATCCAAGGTATCCATGAACCCGGATCCTAGGACTCTTCTGACTTTGCCGCTGCAAAGAAAGGCACCCGACTCAACGGAAACACCGCAGACTCGGATCATTTGGTCCAATTGTTTCTCAAACTCAAAAGCGCAAACTCACCAGAAGCACTACAGAGTCAGACTGAGATGATTCGATTTGACCGGTTCAATCACTAGACTTAAAGAATTAGAAACACTGCAGACTCCAAAGAATCAAGGGAGTCTGTTCCTTTACTTGTGTCATCGAACTTACCGGAAATTCCTCACAGTCACTTAACTGAAGTTAGATCAACCTCACCAAAAACTCTGCATACTCCAACTCAGTTCAATCAATTGGGTCAACGGATTCACTTAAATCACCGACGTTATGTACTCAGTCAAAACTTTACGGATTCAAGACTTAAATTATTCGGTTAAATCGGCTCACTGACGTAAGTTTGCACACTTGACAGTGGGAGTGGTGAATCATACTCAGAAGATTCAGTCACTGTTTTTAAGTGGCAGACTCATCAAAAACGCTGCAAACTCGGAATATTCGTTTTATACAAATTAACGACTCGCTGGAATCAGTGCGGACATTGAGGCAACGATGCTGACTCAACTCTCTCTGTGGACTCAATGGAACTGAATCACTTTAGTGAATGACTCCGACTAACCAGGGTTTACCACCGACACTACATTTAATGCataaatacataatacataaaCTGAGAGTCCTGTTAAGCCGATCCGCTCACAACTGTAAGAATTCCAGACATGTACGGTAGTCCAAAAGAATGCAGTAGCGTTGTATTTGAACGAACACCCTCGTACTATGATCTGAGTAACTGGATCTTTCTATATTCCTGCAGGGCGGCTAAAGAAGAAAGGTAGTTGCCATTTCATTTCTCCTTTCGCCCTCTCACCTCCCGTTTGGGTGTCTCCCTCCCTGGAGtagtagacccccccccccaccccccacccatttttctctctgtctctaaATATCTGCCTGGTCTTTTGGGGGCTTCCACAGTGTTGTTTGGTCATAGACGGGACACTGTCAGGAGGTTTAgcgatatatgtgtgtgtgtgtgtgtgttgtgggagCTGGCCTTGCTCCCACGGCGGTGTGTTTAAGATAAGAGCATGGTTATCCCCCCCTGTGTGTCACTACCGGACCAACTAATTGCACCTCTGAATGGGTTTACTAATAGCATGAGCTCACGTATCTCCAGTGGGCCATTCGAGGTTTGCGAAAGACGCTCATTCACACGCTGTGCACACCGTGTACGCGTggatttgtgtttatttgttccgTGCCGGCACCCGCTGAATTAATCATCTCGCGTCCTCGCCGACCTCACCGTGAACCCTCCTCCCCCTTCCCCGCCCCTCCCGCGTCCCCCACTCTGATTCTCAGCGCACACGCCGTCGGCCCCGCTGGCGctgatgccgccgccgccgtccaacTCCACGCCGTTGAACAACGTCAGCCGCCTGCAGATGCAGCTGCACCTGCACGGGCTGCAGCAGAACGCCAACGACCTGCGCAAGCAGCTGGGACAACTGCGCAAGACGCAGGTACGCGCGGAgattaataaatacaataaatagaaACGTGGGCGTTGGCATCAGTGTGGTCCAACATCACATTTTGACGGAACagacaatttccatccatttgtccattttctttgccgcttatcctcacaagggtcacgggggctGCTggggcctctcccagctgtcaacaggcaggaggtggggtacaccttgaactggttgccagccttcCGCGGGGCTCATCAAGACAAAgagttgcactcataatcacacctacgggcaatttagagtgtctaattaacgttgcatgtttttgggatgtgggaggaaaccggagtgcccacccggagaaaggcacggggagaacatgcaaactccacacaggtggctccgggattgaacccgggacctcagaactgtgaggccaacgcttcaccagctggaagccgaaagaaaatatcactttttccaatgaaaatgtattccaaTACTGTCATGATTAAATCCATGATCATCTCTCATTAAagcacaaatccatccatccattttcttcgccacttatcctcacgagggtcgaggggagtgccggagcctatcccagctgtcaaggggcaggaggcggggtacaccctgaactggttgccagccaatcggaggacacatagcgacagacaacagccgcactcacaatcacacctaggggcaatttacgcacagggagaacatgtaaacgccacacaggcgagttcgggattgaacccgggacctcagaaccgtgaggccaacactttaccagctgccacCGGAAGACAATTTCACTTTcccaaattaaaatgtattccaaTACTGTAATGATTAAATCCACGATCATCCCTagttaaagcacaaataatcaacattttttacgttacaattttttttacttctgaatgagttattttcttgtatttattttaaatgtaaagaacGGTTGTTGAGCAGAGGCAGCATGTTTCCTCCCCACCTTGGTTGTCGCCCGCAGCTTGCATTTGACACGTTGTTGGTGAATTATTCAAAGGAGGCGGGCTGCAAGATGGGGATTCTTCTCCGGCGTGCAGACACGCAAATAACCTAAGTGTAAATACGGTTGAATATTTGATAAAATATGTTAATGTCATCTTGCGTTCCCGCGCATCCCCACGGCGGCTTCGTAGCAGCGACCACATGGGGTCACTCGCGACGCGAGCGCCGTTGTTTGACTTCCAGGAACATGAGGCTCATCCATAATGCATCCTCCGTCCTTACCAGGTGCTTTCATCTCCGAGTTGTATTACACGCGCTGGCCCGGTACAATTTTCCATTCATAACGCCGAGGAGGAGTTTCACGCTCTGTGAATCTGCCGTGCTCATCCTGTGCTgctttcttcccccccccccccccagaggcATCCTTGGTGTCGGCGCATGCAAAATAAGTGCTCGCGCGGGCATTGTGACAACAAGTTGTGAGCTTTGCAGCGTGGCGGAAGACTAAAAAGAAACTCCACCTGACACAATTTGCCGTTATGATACGTTATTGCGCAATTTATGTGAAATTCAGAATTGTCTCAATttctgtcacattttttttaaacaaagaaatccatccatatcAAATCGatccaaaaatattattttgccaaaatgcttcacaaaaagtatttatttctaATAGCATCTACTTgtaaatttgatttgttttaaaatatgttatagcattatacatattattgtatttttatgtattaaatAATTatacaattactttttttaattaaaccacACCAAAccttacattttccattttttctttttttcccttttttaaagTTTCCTCCACTTAAGATTATTTTCCTCCACATTAAAAATTGAAGATACTGGTGGATTTATTTGAATAGTGCGGTTCAAAGacaaattttttattatttctttgctCCTTTTcatcaaaacgttttttttttgttttgttttttgtgtcgtgtaaaacatttgacaaaattagACGAAaaagatatataaatataaaataaataaatatgtttatAAATAagtataatatataaaaaataagatatatatatatatttgagggGGGGTGTTTATATATCTAtttaaagtattggcctcacatttctgacgaactgggtttgaacccggatctgcctgtgtggagtttgcatgttctccccgtgcctgtgtggcttttctccgggcactccggtttcctcccacacccccgcatgaccctcatgagaataagcggcaaagaaaatggatggatatatatgtttatatatatatatatatatatatatatatatatatatataaaataaaaacacttttctgCATGTACGTGGGCCACAAGAAAAACTTGTTGATTTCTGAAACCGAAACGCATCTTTATGATACATAATTGTCACCCTTAGCCCCGTTCATGTGTGTCACCCGGCAGCTGGAGAACCAGGACTCCATGTCCACGCTGCTGAAGCGCACCGAGGCGGAGCTGAACGTGCGCGTGGCGGACGCCCTCCGAAAGCAGGAGGACCCCCTGCAGAGGCAGCGCCTCCTGGTGGAGGAGGAGAGGCTGAAGTACCTGAACGAGGAGGAGCTCATCATCCAGCAGCTTCAGTCAGTCCCGACGCGCATACggataatcataaaaatgatttaaaaaaaaaaaaaaaaaggatacttTTTCAGTTCATGGCGAAGTGAAATTCAAGAGAGTGAGTCAGGCGGCGGCGACGCCGCGCTCGGATAAAGCCGGAAGCGTAATTAAACCCGGCTTAGCGCTCCCAGATTCTTATTAAGATGTGAGGTGTGAGCGACTAATTGAAGTGCCTTCACAAGCGGCCCACGGAGCCACCTTGAGATCTTCGCGTCAGATAACCGGCGCAGTGTTCTGAGCGGTAACCGGACCCAAATTTAGCCCAAGGCCGGGAGCTAGGCAAGGAGGATTGAGAACATGTAAGGCCAGGGATGGCCACTCGTCTGTCCTAAATTGTCCTTTAGTTTGTTGCGCTTGTATGGCAAAATATTCGATTGAATGTTGGCGTCCATATTGGCCACTAATTATCAAAGTGAGGTCACAAGTCCGacaatttttagtttttagCTTTTAGGTGCTTTAGCCTTTTATGCTGAATTGCtcgacaaatacaaataaagccATACATCTTCATTTTACCAGTGTCCCTTTAAGAAAAGCAGTACTGCAGCGCCTCAGTTCTCAATtcacaatccgttctagaaggcggttcgaaaaccgatttgttcgaaaaccgaatcaaccggcACGCGagaaatgttatttccgggtgttTTTCAGGGGTTCGATCAAATTGAtgataacaaagcgcgtcgtgagtggttcagctggtctggctgcgcgcgttctgttatttccgggttttgttgggggtgttcgagtaccgattttcgttcaaaagcagaagcaaaaaagtctcgaaatttttgttccaaaaccgatttgttcaagaacAGGGACattcgagaactgaggctgtactgtactttttttaagtttgaatgATATTTTTGAAGTATTATAATGACTTTGCAGTGTGTAGGAGTGCTCAAGAAAAACACTGTAGCAGGCCAAAATTATGATTAATAACTATCCCTGGCCAAGACAGCACCACTACCTCAAAACAAGttgatttcagcaagacaaggaACTGGGGTGTGTAAAATGCCCTACAATTCTtgatcttcttctgcttctttttctttcggcttgtccagttagcgGTCGTGTAGATGTGTAGATACTAGCGTTGGATGTTTTCCTTCTCAGTAAATAGAAAACAGACCCGTTTTGTTGTTAGCggtctaagctaggctaacttcgGCCGAGCAGCTTCGACGCGAACGGtccggctccaatttgggtactaagattgcacagatggtgattttagtccactgaagtcgtcgccaGGAGCATCCCACGTCGCATATTCAccacattcggtccaaattcagaaggatttattgaattatgatCAGGCTGGACAGACCCGTTTTGTTGTTAGCggtctaagctaggctaacCGAGCACCTTCAACGCAAACGATacagctccaatttgggtactaagattccACAGATGGTGATTTTTAGTCAACTGAAGTCCCACCTCgcgtattcacaacattcggtccaaattcagcaggatttattgaattacaatCGGGCTGGTCAGAGCCGTCTGTTTAACTTGCTACCAGTTTGAAGACCAGAAACAACTATCTGGGTGTGTAAAATGGCCTACAATTCGTGATCATTGGGTTATTTTATCACAgatatattattaaaacattaCTTTGAAACTGTGTAAAAAATGCACAGCAAGGCTTCCTAAAGTAAGTATTCTTTAACAAAGTATAATCAATTTTTAAAGCCTTAAGTCAACCCAAGTCCAAGCAGTTCTGAAGTCTAAACATTTGTCACAGATTTGCATTTGCCCCCGTGTTCCCCGCAAGCCACCAAAGTACTTTTCCAAACTTATTAATTCCCGCCCACGCCGCTCCGGTTCAGCTGGCGGCAGAACCTCTGCCGAAACTGTCAGCTGACGGAGCGAGTTAATTGAAAAGAGCGGCGGGAGGCGGCCGGCGTTCATCCTTCTGCTCATTTCCTCCCCCTCAGTGACTTGGAGAAGTCGGTGGAGGACATCCAGAAGGAGTCGTCCGTCAACCACAAGCTGGTGAGCGTGCAGGAGCTGGAGGAGAAGACGGCCGTCCTCCGAAAGTTGGGCGAGACGCTCACCGAGCTCAAGAGTGAGTCAGACGCTTTTGGCGTGACTAATTAAGCGCCGCAGACGCGACCGATCGCCTTTTAAGTTAAGTCTCCCACCTGCCGTCTGTCAGACGTTGAATCGCTCTCGTCGACGTCCCCGCGAAACGCTCCGCTAAAGTTAACCAAAGTTTCTGCCCGCGACGCAGATCAGTTCCCCGGCCTTCAGAGCAAGATGCGAGTGGTGCTCAGGGTGGAGGTGGAGGCGGTTAAGTTCCTGAAGGAGGAGCCGCACAGGCTGGACGCTCTGCTGAAACGCTGCAAGACCATCACGGACACCCTCAACGCCATGCGCAAGTATGCAGCTGCACGGTCACGACTGCGATCGCAGGAGACGAGCTCAAATATAATCACTGAGAAATATTAAACAATAACGTCCGGTCTTGTTGGAGGTCTCATGAGCCCTCATGCATCTCATATTGTAAATGATCCTGATTTTGATGCCTCACCCCCAAAGGCAAGCCAACGAGGGCGTGTGGAAGAAGCACGAGGACTTCACGTCGTCCAAGCACAACGAGGAACTGAGAAAGTTCTCGGACTTCGACATCCCCGTCAGCCCGCCGCTCGCCCTCAACGACCTCGGGGGAGGGAACAGCCTGTCCAATTGGAGCCCGCACGCCAGCCTCGCCCGCCGGCACCACGGGAACCCGGCCGGACCGCACAAAGACAATCACCCGCCAGTCCCGCACAAAGGCAAAGCCCTGGAGGAGCTGGAGCGCCGCAGTGCTGCCGAGAAGGCGTTGTCCGTAGAAGTTCGCCTGGTAGGAAACATTTCGATTCTTCTCCCCCGTTGTCGTTAAATTGAGGTTTTATCAGAATCTTCTTTCGTCTTCCCAGGCGGCCGAGCGAGACTGGGAGGAGAAGCGAGCCAGCCTTACCCAGTACAGCGCTCAGGACATCAACCGTCTGCTGGAGGAGACCCAGGCCGAGCTCATGAAGGCTATACCCGACCTGGACTTTGCCGCCAAGCAGATCAAGCCCTCCTCCAACGCGACGCCCTCGCAGGCGCCCCAGACCCCTCAGAGCGGGACGGCCACACCCGAGCACCGGGCCCTCAACAACAAGCCGCCGCTGAAGAAGGAAGGAGGGTCCAGGCTGGGATCTGGTGAGAACCGGAGCAAAGGCGCTGTCAGGTTCTTAacatcaaagaagaaaaaaatctttcatccGGAGTGAAACCACGTGTCAACCAATTTCTTCTTGAATAATTTATTCGTGTTAAATGCCGGCTTTGAAGTTCTAGGTAGACGACCAACGCCGCCAGTTAGAGTGCAGTGTACACGCAGGctgatttttaacatcttaacctatttttgaaatgtgacgCTTCCCCCACAGATTACGGGGAGATCACTTACACTTGTGTAGTTCGTGTCCACAcactaccacagatgcattatttgcctcgaggatgctcgtggaaaagtacagagaaggccagaaggagctacattgtgtctttgtagacctagagaaagcctatgacagagaaccaagagaagaactgtggtactgcatgcgcaagtctggtgtggtggagaaatatgtttgaatagtacaggacatgtatgagggcagcacaaCAGTGGtcagatgtgccgtaggtgtgtcagaagaatttaaggtggaggtgggactgcatcagcgatccgctctgagccccttcctgtttgcggtagtaacggATAGGAAGtgaaagatgaggttagactggaatccccttggaccatgatgttcacagatgatatcgtgatctgcagtgaacgcagggagcaggcagaggaacaattagaaagatgaaggcacgcactggaaaggagaggaatgaagattagctgaaataaaacagaatatatgtgggtgaatgagaaGGGGTGGAAGGGGAAGACTGAAAGTCCAGGGGGacgagatggcgagggtggatgacttcaaatacttggggtcaacaatacagagcaatggagagtgtgggaaggaagtgaagaaactggtctaaGCGGGGTgggacagttggcggaaggtgtctggtgttctatgtgacagaagagtctccgcgaggatgaagggcaaagtttataaaacagtggtgaggccggccatgatgtacggattagagacggtggcactgaaaaaataacaggaagctgaactggaggtggcagaaatgacgatGCTGAGGtgctcgctcggagtgagcaggtcggataggattagaaatgagctctttagagggacggcaaaagttggatgttttggagacagggttcgagagagcagacttcgatggtttggacatgcccggaggcgagagagagagtctaTTGGTAGGAGgacggtaaggatggagctgccaggcaaaagagggagaggaagaccaaagaaaaggttgacgggcattgtgagggaagacatgaggacagttggggttagagaagaagagtcacgagataggcttagatggaaaagatgacacgctgtgccgacccctcacgtgacaagccgaaaggaaaagaagaagttggtGTCCGTACACTGCCATCTCGACGCAGACCCATCATACAATTTGCTGATTTGTGTTGGAAAGTGAGGGTCCTCAAACACATCCCAATTATTGGTTTGTGTTCCAGGtttagtcaaaacaagcaaagaaGTCATTTAACGTGGGTGCACGTCCAGATAACCCAACTGGATCGGaccgttgcaaaaaaaaaaaaaaaaatggcagttggTGACTCACACCTGCACCAATCGAGCCATGCACGTCACTTTTTTGGTCTGTAGGGTTAAAttatttgtgtgggttttttttttttccaccctcacAGACGAGCTGACGGTGCCTCGCTACCGCACAGAAAAACCCTCCAAGTCtccccctccgccgccgcccAGACGCAGCTTCCCATCTTCCCCGGGCCTGATCACACGCAGCGGCGAGCAACTCGTCCCCGCGAAGAGTGTCAAGGTAACCCACGTCTGGTCTAAATTCCCCGAAAGTG contains these protein-coding regions:
- the srcin1a gene encoding SRC kinase signaling inhibitor 1 isoform X5, which codes for MGNAPSQAHASRACYPKQDPERGGTHMISTDDLEYPREYRTLGNSGRRFSNVGLVHTSEHRHTVTAAQSLEALTNLHKADMERKRDAFMDHLKSKYQQQQQQLQHHNPPSPSQSHGSTRGGSERAAREQQQPNYWSFKSRSPRHSQSTQSGLADQATKLSFASAESLETMSEADVPIGFNRMNRFRQSLPLSRSASQNKLRSPGVLFLQYGDETRRVHITHELSSMDTLHALIVHMFPQKLTAGMLKSPNTAVLIKDEARNVFYELEDVRDIQDRSVIKIYRKEPVYASYPAAAHLANGDLRREMVYSSRDSSPTRRLNTLPSSSGSSGSPSRSRLSYSGGRPPSFAASHEQARHPHHVAAAAAHMANAALSPSPSAILERRDVKPDEEVSAKNLALMKNESLYADPYSLMHEGRLSIASTQSLAAIGDPFSFPVSSGLYRRGSVRSLSTYSAAALQGELDDSLYKPGGSLYSDTYSATLGMGFRMPPSSPQKIPDMHLRDRDSYSGSPSRSSPVRQNFRKDSASSSVFVDGPKSRPSSGSEPLCLTAGPGEGGRATPGFGSSLSGPDVDASRDHRLERMEAMEKQIASLTGLVQSVLTRAPDSDSTCGLLRLCMMAGCPPDQGADFSRTLPFSSSDKTDTNSDGSATGRRLKKKAHTPSAPLALMPPPPSNSTPLNNVSRLQMQLHLHGLQQNANDLRKQLGQLRKTQLENQDSMSTLLKRTEAELNVRVADALRKQEDPLQRQRLLVEEERLKYLNEEELIIQQLHDLEKSVEDIQKESSVNHKLVSVQELEEKTAVLRKLGETLTELKNQFPGLQSKMRVVLRVEVEAVKFLKEEPHRLDALLKRCKTITDTLNAMRKQANEGVWKKHEDFTSSKHNEELRKFSDFDIPVSPPLALNDLGGGNSLSNWSPHASLARRHHGNPAGPHKDNHPPVPHKGKALEELERRSAAEKALSVEVRLAAERDWEEKRASLTQYSAQDINRLLEETQAELMKAIPDLDFAAKQIKPSSNATPSQAPQTPQSGTATPEHRALNNKPPLKKEGGSRLGSDELTVPRYRTEKPSKSPPPPPPRRSFPSSPGLITRSGEQLVPAKSVKKSDSEEGEGQKPHVKLRRTVSENPRPASTPPTLSADKADAEQEKSSAQLEGGNGALCKVPPAPASKLKHLQQQNSTDKYKGAKREDFLKAQQQQ